The DNA segment GCTGTCGATGAAAATTTCCGTAACATACTACTCATCAAAGGTTTACACTCATTAGTGTAAATGTAGTCAGTTACTTTGTCAACtaaaatacattttgcaaaatatcacaTACTGTTTAAAGTTATCGTTTGCGCATGAACTAATGTATCGTAGCGTTGAAAAGATtactgtcatgagttcaataaatgatgaaactccgTGAAACTTGCCGATTTCtgaaaactttacaccaaaacgcagcagttcacatgcacaatatttgcaaTAATTACAATATTCAGCAATTTGAGGCATGATCTTcatgcagttcatctgcataaggagGTGTGCAGTTGGTTCGCCCATGTTAGAGGTGACCTTCAGCTTCGATGTGATCGcacgcgcgtgcgtgcgtgtatgtgtgagtgCCTGTAACATATTGAGAGTGCTTTATGgtagtctaaacttttgatgagtaGTATATTATCCCTGTCCTCTTACAAATCAGCTAATAGAATTGCGAATTCAATTAAAGTTGGGTACACCATCCCTCCATTTACAAAGTTGAACAGTCCGATTCATATTTTGAGAGTATAGTTATGCTCTGTTTATCCGCAACACTTACGCCGCATCAGTTGATTAAAAAATGTCggctcactgcaacagcctgcatattcatttcattataGAAATAATACGCTCTGTGCTGTGGCATAAATAGCTCAATATTCAGTAAATACTAAATTACCTGACCTTGTGCCTATATCACGAATATTATGACATCAGAATATAAACGGACTCAGAGGGGCATTTGAATCAAGGTTCAAATGAACGAATGGCACCTTAAAATGATCGTTCACATGTTTAGAGAGACAATCTTAACCGTCTCATCTAACGTGATATCGCGATATCGTGTTCTTAATCACCTAGTACGTTGAAGAAACATAGCAGCGAttgatcgagtgagtgagtgagtgagtgaataaagtTTCACATCCgttttttagcattattccagtaacatcacggcGAGGGAAACCAGCTTTAGACTTTATACATTGCGATTTCGGGTTTCCCCAGCTGTGATGTTGCGGAAACATTGCTATAAGCGGCGCAAAACAATACTCTTTTCCGAGCTACGAACGTGCCCCGTCATTAGTTAGGATTATTGCTTTGTACATCACCACAGAGTCAAACCTAGCACTCTCTGGATTTAAGGTGCCTTAAATCATCACAAAGAGAAGATGATTTCAAACCTACGCTGGTTAATAACCAAATTATAATCTTTCCATGATGACAAAAGGGGCAGACGATTTTCGATTATTTGAGCGATATTTTGAAGCACACTCCACACGATTTAAGCCTTGAAGCCAAAATCTAGTCACAAGATGGCTCAACTGCTGCCCAAGAGACCTAAAACTCATAAAACATTGCACTTCAAAGACACTGAACTTTGCATCAAAGTCCGCACAAAAAAAACGAGTTTGTCAAGCACTCCACAAATTCGACCGGCATTTTGGATCATAACAATCAAAATTAGGTTCACAATTTGCATCGCGCTTCACAAAGTATAACCATGTTCTACCTTTTAACGATCTCGTCCAACTACCCATATCACCATTGTAGCTGGGTGGAAAATGTGAGATTCGATATCTGAAAAAAGGTTCAAATATTTACCATTTaagatatactgaacagcaaaatacACGCAACTCTGACGTTCTGTCAagttttaaacagaagacataaacatggacGCTTACcgttatgagatttcattttggtTTTCGAAACttacgtttcttttgttgttcagtataggACTTAAGGCTATGCGGCAACATAGTCATTACCCCACCTCCCTACCAACTTGGAATGAACGCCTTCAGATCGTATGGGTTACACGGCGTTACGTTTGCCTTTGAAAAACAATACACATCTTCCTTCTTGCCTCTGTACCAAGCAGCGATGCGGGCAAGGCCGCTCCTGCTGATGACCAGAACATCACATGTGGACAAAATCAACTGGTCCAGTATCACCTTGGCAAAACCATCACACACACTGGCACCATTCGTTCTTTCAACGTGTACAATATTCCCCTCCATGTCCACTATCGTTTTCGGAAACACCGTCTTCGCGGCTTTCCGCACGTCTTCGGAATCTGACGTCACGAATATCCGGTATTTGGAAGCATCATTGTACGGCTTAAGGAAATCCCACACTGCTTTCACACTCTCGAATGAATTGAATTGCTCCGTGTCTGTTGGGACGGTGGGATTCTTACCCAGACGCACTTGCGCACAGGCCAACTTCACCCCCTTTTCTCTGGGTATCCGGGAGGTGAAGTTGGACAATCTCCGTTCAAGGTTTGGCTTAAGTTTGAATAACTTTTTCAGCGTGTCTGTATACACATCCGCTACTCGCAATTTCCTCATCCATTCCGTTCGGTTGGAGTAACGCGGGTTCTTTATAAGATACTCTACATATTCCATATTACTTGTAAAATACACCACATCCTCTGGAAACTCAGATATGAGATCAAGGGAAGACATTTTCTTTCGCAGGCTGTCCGCATTCTTGTCAATCTCCTTCACGTGTTTCTCGCTCAAGCCGACCAGTTCTTTCGGAGTTATCTCCCATGATTGCAAATTCCCTGCTAGGTGCGTAGACAGAGCACATGGGGTCGTTATCCTAACCCTGAACTTCCGGCCCAACATTTGGGCCAGAACGTAGGCTGAGACGATGCCCTTCTGCCTGTCGGCCCATCCACCGCAAGGGAAGCTGCCATCACACACATAAACAACATACTGGTCAGTGCCGTTTTTCCGCTGGGCTGTCACAAGGCCTATTTCGCCAGTGTAGAACTGTGTGTAGCACAGCAATATGGCTCCAATGAACAGTATCAGCAGCCACAGGGACCTGTACTTCATCTGAAACCATAAAATGCAATATTTACCAAACGTACAACAGAGAGTGAACGCGAGTATGGTTGATgacgctattagcaatattccagcaatattacggcggggacACAAGTGTGGgtttttcacacactgtacccctgtagggaatcgaacctgtatCTTCGcggacgagggaacgctttaagcacGAGACTCTCCAACCATCCCTCATTGTCTGCTGTTGTTGTCAGCGAAAGAATAAGACTGTCAGATTATTTTGATTGTTTCACGGGTGTGCGACAAGGATGTCCACTTAGTCCTTAGTTGTTCTTGACATTTGTCAAAGTGTGATACAGGCCTTTCATGAATAAGGGGTGATCGGCATGGCCCATTTAATTAGTGTGCTATTTTTATCTGCATTTTGGGAGGTATGCGTTATGGGAGTAAATCATCGCAGCAGTCCGGAATTCGCTTAACGCATGCTCTTCACTGCACACACTGTTACTCATCTGTATCTGCAATCAACAGCCAGTGAATATCAGATTTCCGTTATAGCTTTTCGGCCAGTGCTGAATTATAAGTTGTATACTATTTGAAGGTGGGCACGTCGTATCAAAACATATGTTCTCATGTTCATTGAAAGTCCAGATGacagtttatttgttacaaataAACACCTATGTCAAAACATTTCATCCAGTATCACAGGGAATATATTGCGCTAATGAGATTTAATTGGACTAAATATGGACAAGACAAACAGCCAGTCTCTGAATGAACataaatttacagaaaatgacagttttgaatttaaaatcttaaatatgAGAGTAACCTAGACTTGTCATACATGAAATACCTTTGCATGGGCTGCATCGCGTatctttgtttcagggtctgtatgacatacTAAAAGGCTAAAGATCAAACAGTAAGATACATGCATCTCACCGACCGTTTATAAAACTGTAGATTTAATTTTCGGTACGAAATACAACATAACAACATAGATACAAACATCATCTGAATATATCACGGGTGTTTGCTAGAAGCGTTCCATGAACATATACAGCAATGTGGAGATATGAATCAGGCCAGAAATGTCGCGAATCCCAAACAAAAGTTCACCCTGACTCGTAAACTTATCTTTGACAATGAACTGTTTCATGAATCATCACCCGTGGAAGTCGTTTTGGATAGGAAATCACAATCCAcaggtgatgagtgagtgaaaatagctttagcaatattccagcaatgtcacgtgATAGGGACATGATGGGCATGATACACTGTGCAGGGAGTGGAACCCTGGCGTGACgaatgctttaaacactaggcaaGGCTACTCTACCGCCCTTATAAGGTACAGGAATGAATCATCCATCGATCGGAAAGTCTTGATCTACTGCGCCAtagttggaaaattgctgagagtggcgttaagcaacaacagcagcaaaggcggatgcagctttttgagaaaaggATGCACAGTTCATATTTCAACAGTTTTCAAGAGAGCGTCTATGGTCATTGGtcatagaataggccttcagcaacccatgcttgccataacaggcaactatgcttgtcgtaagaggccactaacgggatcgggtggtcaggctcgctgacttggttgacacatgtcatcggttcccagttgcgcagatcgatgctcatgttgttgatcgctggattgtctggtccagacgtgattaattacagaccaccactatatagctggaatattgctaagtgcagcgtaaaactaaactcacttactcactcacatataccCAAATCACCACTTATGGACCCACACACACAATACGTAAATGGAACCGAGTATATACATGAAATACACACACAGGACAAAAACAGCAAAATAATACCAAAACAGCTTTGTCTTTGTTAATTCAAAGTTGCATAGTGTCCAGTAATTAACGATAGAAACTAATGCgacaatttaacatttcatgcaATACCATATTTAGATGAATCGCCTACTGGGCTAATGTGTGATGATGATCAACAGAGCAAtataaatgtaacaaatgttatacaatataaatgtaacaaatgttatacaacataaaaataacaaatgttATACAATATAAATGTAGCAAATgttatacaatataaaaataacaaatgttatacaatataaatgtaacaaatgttataCTATTAATAACCGGACATGCCAAGACGCAGATCTCAAACATGTCGGACATGACAAGACGCAGATCTTAAACATGTAATTACATCCAATTTCATACACAATTTTACGCGATTTCCAAGGTTATCCGCAATGCAGATCATTAGATCAGTTTTCCCcggcaaataaataaatataagacCTGAATGCCTTACTTCCGTCGTTTTCAACGCGTCCTATCAGTCTTCAGACTGACCGGCCATGGGTCGCAAGCCTTGAATAATGTCAAACGACATAGCTGACCCACTGGTTAAAACCAGTGAACGTGCTGAAACACGTCATCAACACACCCTCAGTTTGACAACATTCCCACTTGCGAAAGACCCCGTACCCCTAATAGTGACGCCAGTCCAACAAATGTTCTGCTTGTTGGACTGTTCACGTTGATTGAGATAAAGTGTCTTCGCCATTAGAGGTTGCCTTTTGACTGTGGTTgttgtgtatgagtgtgtgcgCGCATACTGACATACACATTTCACACATGATCTTGTTTAAATGGGGGCTAGGGTGGGGAGGTGCAAAACGGTGCCGAATTTATCTATTTGACCCACAAGAGAGTGGCGTTTAAATTACATATAGTCATAATCGTTATCTCGCCCAAATCCAGAAGTCGATATATTCATATTCGAAGTGAATGTACTGTTAGTAATATTCCATAAATACCACGactggggacactagaaatgggtttcatacactgtttcacacaatcgaacccgtgtcttcgacgTGAGGTTCGGACGCCTCAAATAGGCTACCTTCGAACTAAGAGTATCCCATTTTTCACACTACGCTAATTATAGTAACACAAGTATTCAGACAggcatacagacagacactttaTGCGGTAATATATACGGGCTTATGGCCCATTTTATAGTTAATGTTTGAATTAGGTGTATTTATAATGTCACGTGAGCAAAAACTGATCTAGAAATAAATATACGTTTTAATACTGTTGCAACTGCATAGTATTACGTAACAAGAGGATTTGGGGAGTTTCATACATTTACCATTAACATGTTGGGGAGTTTCATAAATTTACCATTAACATGTTGGGGAGTTTCATACATTTACCATTAACATGTTGGGGAGTTTCATAAATTTACCATTAACATGTTGGGGAGTTTCATAAATTTACCATTAACATGTAGGAAGATATTTCTCTATCAGATCTTTATATTTATCACAAACTAACAACatgagaaattcatcttcaataaaACCCAATTTACAGTTTGAACACTTAATTAGATCAATATCGTCCTGTTTATAAATTCTAGAAAAATTGAACGAACATTGGTTAGCATTCCATGACAGTTCACATGCCATGAACCCATAAATACACCACATTTGGACATCTTCGAACACTTTTCTGGAACTGAGGATAAAATTCAGGTCTTTCCCAGTACCTCAATGGCAGCTATACGCACTTAATTGAAAAGGGTTTAATTCAAGCACTTTAAAATCCAAATACACTACCGTACGCTAGACTCCATATACAGTTCACTACATATAACTAAGTATAACACAGGTATAActattgtgttgtttgtttgtttgtttgtttgtttgttagcttgtttaacgccacaggcaacactattccagcagacgacggtctgtaatcaaagattttttttcaaaataaacatatattcaCTACACTGATATTtccaaacagaaaatgtcacagCACCATATATATCACCAATTCTCACGAAATGTGCACCATTAAACATAACAAACTTGTGAAAacttgtgaaatattttattttgtaaattaacATGGTGTAAGTACACCATTCTAAAAGTAAACATATGAATATTCAGGACTCAAACTCTGAAAGTAAATTCTGTGCTGTTGGTTATAGCTGACCCCTAATTTTTCTTAGTGTAATTTACGTTACGCACATCGAATGCATTCACATGCCGGTGATTTCTGTATAAAGCAATTACACAGGTCACATTACTGTTCCTTACTACCTGGAGTCAGGATATATGAACAGGACATGTGAATATGTGTTCTGTCATCGGAGATAGGACACAGCTTCATTCAAAACAACAACTTGTGTTCTCAAGAAGTTGTGTGCATGGATAGCATCACTTTCACTTCAGTTAGCCCGAGCctacatatatctaccaaacaAACGTTTATATAATGGTAAATCTCAAcgcatcaacaaaaacattgtttaaaaatcatttgcggaataatgaaaataacaatTTGTCGACAATTCTGAAAATGTCTTGTAGATTACCACTGTTAGTAACgaaaatttcaggtttctgAAATACAACGAGACAACAAGAGGAAATGTAATCAAGTAACTAATGAATCATGCTGTAAAGGACATCTAATCAGTTCTGTCAAATATCCCGAAAAAGTCAAATTAACTGTTTTTTGGTATGGTATCGTAAATTACAACACATTTCTGAAACTCTTGGTAATGTCTGCTTCATCATGAGATGTTAGTTTATACGTGCGCCGATAACGACCAATGGCTTGAGGGGGATGGACTGTGCAAAGAATATCCTTAAAGGACACCCAGATTTCATCCAAACGTTGTGGCCACTTGAAATGATTTGATCCTCCAGTTTTCTGCATGAATGATACAAGACAATCACTGTCGTCCGGGTCCACCTCTTAAACCTCTCCAAGATACCAATTTCCTTGATACACAACAGCAATGAAGTCACCACTGTTAGGTACGACTGTGCGAGGGTGATGTGTAGCAGTAGCTTCCTTCTGCTCAGGATCAGTGTGTTCCAGATATGTTGGATGTTCTGATGAAGGCTCTGCTGTATGTTCTACCGGTGGTATCACTAAAGGTTCTGGTGTAATAACACCTGGTCGTGGAGCTGTGGTCTTCAAGATGGAGGAAGGTAACCAGTCAGTGTGGTAATTACCATCCAGACACATAGAACAGTAGCAAGATGTGGGTCTAGCCATAATGTTTCCTTTTGATGTTCCAATGACTGCATGAACCTTCATGGTACCTTTCAACGGGACTGTATCATTAATCAGTTCCTTAAGTTCCTCCCTGACAGCACCGATCTCGTCACTATTAACGAAGACATAGGTGCAGCTTTTGGGGTTCTCAGATCCCCATTTAAAGAAGTCCTCGGCATCCTGGATGACAGACTTCTTCTGTCGAACAGACAACTCCGCCATCCTCTTTGCAGTTCCCCCCACTCCGTCACATGGACCCTTCCCATGCCCTGTTTCAAAGTAGTTCCAGGTTGCAGGTATCCCAAGTAAGTTTTGGTGGTCAGATATTAAGAAGAAGACAGTTTTGTTGCGATACTGGGAGGACGGGCTGTCTGTCCAATAATGGATCCACTGAAGATCGCCAATATCCTTCTTGAGTTTTGGAATTAAACGTTTCAGAAATGAGAAGACAGTTCCTGCATTGTGTCCGAtgtcatctgaaacaaacatgtagCTCGTGTGTTTCAGTTCCCCTGATGCTGATCTGTAATATACCACAGTTGGATGCAGAGTGATAGAGCAGGCATTCCAGTAAGCACTCTGGATTTCATCAGcgttataacaggtataattctCTGCAAAAATCCATCTGGACAATAACATGTCCCGAACGAAGTTCTTGTTTCAGATCATTTAGTGCTTTGTACTGCTCCTTTATTCTGACTGAATGTTCGAGAAACTCAGCAGTGTTTTTGTGGACAAAGGAACAAAAGTCTGTCTTGCTAAGATGCCTTTCAATCACTTTCATCCTCTTCTTGCCATCACCACAATCAACTTTTTGCCACTGCTCGAAGGCAACATCTCTCTCTTGGATACAGGACAAGAGAGAATTCAAATCAATCTCCTTAACCTTTCTGGCATAATCTTCTGGATTAGGTGGAACATCAACCCCTGCAGTTCTAGCAGCTTTCAGAAGCAgagccatgttttgatgtttttggcACAGGCATCTGTTTTTTGATGTGTACTTTGTGAGTGAAAAATGTCTGGGACGCAGGCGGCAGAATGTAGCAAAGGACATTTTCCATTCCTGTGATGTGTACTTCAAGAACAAGTTCTTCAGATTGTCTGTCAATACTTTACGTTGTCTAGTTTCATCATCAATTTTCTTTTTGTCTGCCTTCCCTGGCATCTGTCGACTGTTGTCGTCTCTAGACAAAAAGTGTTCAACTGACATCTTTGCCTTTTCATGCAGGACCTGCAAGCGCCGTTTCTTTTGAACAAAGCATGTTTTGGAGCTAATACGAAGAGTTCTTCTGTTCATGCCTACATTCCGACTAAGAGCACGTTTCATTCGGTATTTCTTCACAATTTCGCCTGAGACAATCTGGTTAATCACTTGTTTTCCCTTTATGCCAGTCTCCTGCCTGGCACATTTCAGCACATCACTTACAACGTTGGCCAGGAGTAGTTTTTTCACAATAACTTTAGGCAGTTTTGATGGACTAATGCCGCTGTTCCTTAATTCTCCATCAGTTCTCTTTCTAGGTGTAACATTAGATGAAGATTCAGATGACTTGCTTGCAACTGGATCGATTTGGACAGCTGTCATATTCTTCATCGTCCTCTCGTACCTCTTGCTGACCCTTTTATACTTTCTCATCAAATCTCTATTCGTGGCTGTGAGCTTGTTGATTTGTTTCCTCTGTCTGGCAGATATCCTGCTAATCCTTGTTCTTGTCCTGGTCCTGTCTGGAGAGACAAAGGGTAACCGTACCACTAGTGGATTTGGAGTGGGAACCGTGCAGCTCACTTGATTTTCATCCTCTTCTAACTCTGATCTCACAGTAGAATTATGACCCGCAGTATCTCCTTCCTTTACTTCTCTTTTCTTCTGTCTGTGCTTCTGAACCCACCTCAGGACATCTTGACGTCTCTTTCTTACATCTTTCTGTGATCTTTCCGATATTGGAACATAATATTTTCTCATTCGTTCTCTCTCCTTTCTGTGATAATTCTCCccttctttctctctctttctccttCTGTAGTCTCTCTGAATCTCGGCCCTTGTCTTTCCCATGTTCCCTCTGCAAAGATGTAAGCATTAAGTGAACTTTGTGTCATTGTGTACTCAAAAGGAATAAACAATCGAAAGTGTAAGCTTCGTTACAATGCATGTAATGTTCGTTGTTTAGAAAACGCAAAACAAAACCTGATAGGTTTCGTACATATAAGGCTAAATATCGTCAATGAAAACAGACAATAGCCTGGAGGACGTGTTCCAGCTTAGAAATATGGACTTACATGTCTCTGCAGCTTTTGAATTGGACGGGAATACcttattctgaaatatttgtaatctTCGTTACTCATCCTTACTACACTGTGTAGTATAAATAAACGCCTTCTTTGTGCCGcatatatataaaaacattaAGTTCATTGCATAAAGGGCTATACGAAACCACAACCAAGGGACTTTCAACAATAATCCTTCAACAGTGTAGATGTAAGTGTGTTTCAAAAGTCCAGTCATCCGTAATCACGTTACCATCAGTGTGCTTGCTGCACTGTCTAATATTTCCAAAAACTACAAATAGGAAAGGACTTTATGTATGAACAAAAAACCTATGATGGTATACAGATATACATTGACAACTTTACATACCTTTTCGTTGGTCGATAGTCAATCAGAGAACACCTTCTGTCATTCAACTTTTTCAAAATCGTATTCTTCACGTAAAAGTGTAATGGCCGCTCTAAACCGCGATTTTCACAAAGGGATGTAACTCCCATTTGCACAAGGAAACATTCCCGTCATGCATACCATCATAAACCAGGATCTTGGATACAAGGTCTGAAATGTGGTAACGAAAATTACATCACGAAAATTACACTTGTAATTTATTTAACTTGTCATTTTCAAATAATGTGTCATTTGACTCCAATCAGGGCATAAGGTATGTGTATATTGGTCATCAATTCCATACATGGGGTGGAGACACCTGCAGACTGTGCGATACTGACAGCAGGCCAGTATCGTAGATTACAGGCTTAAAACAAACCTCTCTTCCAGTAACTATAGGCACAGCGGCAAAGAAAAGCATCTTTAAGGGATGAAATTACAGCCTACATATGAATTTGTTGAGCATTTTGCAAATTCTTTGACCATTATGTATCTTTTactttgtactttttacatgtttaaattcaaaacaaaaaaatgtatcGAAGATTACAGAAAATTGGGGACAACATGTCAACGCAcgcattttttttcttgtggtgAGGTGTTTGAAAGAGGTATATGTCTGTCAATATTACATGCACCGAAGGTCTCCCCTGAAATACAGTGAATATAGTGATCAAGCGATAAGGACTTATTAGACTACCCCCATTGTGCGACATGGGTAAAATGAGTGAAATGAGGTGTTTATAATGATAAGTATTGTGCTAAACACTAAATGTACGTACCCTATGAGTATGAATAAGTGGCTCTACGTGTAACTTTGTGATGAAAGTCATAGTAAAGCCCAAGAAAGCACATATAATTAACTTAAATGTCATCGACACGACATTACACCATTGGTGCACATTT comes from the Haliotis asinina isolate JCU_RB_2024 chromosome 12, JCU_Hal_asi_v2, whole genome shotgun sequence genome and includes:
- the LOC137258293 gene encoding uncharacterized protein isoform X3 codes for the protein MKMKYRSLWLLILFIGAILLCYTQFYTGEIGLVTAQRKNGTDQYVVYVCDGSFPCGGWADRQKGIVSAYVLAQMLGRKFRVRITTPCALSTHLAGNLQSWEITPKELVGLSEKHVKEIDKNADSLRKKMSSLDLISEFPEDVVYFTSNMEYVEYLIKNPRYSNRTEWMRKLRVADVYTDTLKKLFKLKPNLERRLSNFTSRIPREKGVKLACAQVRLGKNPTVPTDTEQFNSFESVKAVWDFLKPYNDASKYRIFVTSDSEDVRKAAKTVFPKTIVDMEGNIVHVERTNGASVCDGFAKVILDQLILSTCDVLVISRSGLARIAAWYRGKKEDVYCFSKANVTPCNPYDLKAFIPSW
- the LOC137258293 gene encoding uncharacterized protein isoform X2, with the translated sequence MIITLRLRDEMKYRSLWLLILFIGAILLCYTQFYTGEIGLVTAQRKNGTDQYVVYVCDGSFPCGGWADRQKGIVSAYVLAQMLGRKFRVRITTPCALSTHLAGNLQSWEITPKELVGLSEKHVKEIDKNADSLRKKMSSLDLISEFPEDVVYFTSNMEYVEYLIKNPRYSNRTEWMRKLRVADVYTDTLKKLFKLKPNLERRLSNFTSRIPREKGVKLACAQVRLGKNPTVPTDTEQFNSFESVKAVWDFLKPYNDASKYRIFVTSDSEDVRKAAKTVFPKTIVDMEGNIVHVERTNGASVCDGFAKVILDQLILSTCDVLVISRSGLARIAAWYRGKKEDVYCFSKANVTPCNPYDLKAFIPSW
- the LOC137258293 gene encoding uncharacterized protein isoform X1, which produces MFHKPRTEPFPQMADDKEDQRSSTKRKGMKYRSLWLLILFIGAILLCYTQFYTGEIGLVTAQRKNGTDQYVVYVCDGSFPCGGWADRQKGIVSAYVLAQMLGRKFRVRITTPCALSTHLAGNLQSWEITPKELVGLSEKHVKEIDKNADSLRKKMSSLDLISEFPEDVVYFTSNMEYVEYLIKNPRYSNRTEWMRKLRVADVYTDTLKKLFKLKPNLERRLSNFTSRIPREKGVKLACAQVRLGKNPTVPTDTEQFNSFESVKAVWDFLKPYNDASKYRIFVTSDSEDVRKAAKTVFPKTIVDMEGNIVHVERTNGASVCDGFAKVILDQLILSTCDVLVISRSGLARIAAWYRGKKEDVYCFSKANVTPCNPYDLKAFIPSW